The following DNA comes from Ardenticatenales bacterium.
CGGTTCAGGGATGTCAGCGGCACGGTGAGCAGGCGATAGCCTTTGAGGGAGCCGTCTTCGAGCGGGTTGGTTTCATACCCCGCCTTGCGTAAATTTTGTTGCGTGAAGGCATCCGTGTTGACCACGATTGTGCCGCCTCTAATCAGTTCCGGTAGATTTTTCTTTAGTGCGGCGGGGTTCATGGCGATGAGGATGGCGGGGGCGTCGCCGGGTGTGAGAATATCGGTGCTGGCAAATTGGACTTGAAAGCCGCTGACGCCGGGCAAAGTGCCGGCAGGCGCGCGAATCTCGGCGGGGAAGTCCGGCATGGTGCTCACGTCATTGCCAAAGACGGCGGACGTATTCGTAAACTGGGTTCCGGTTAGCTGCATACCATCACCGGAGTCTCCCGCAAAGCGAATCACGATAGATTCGACCTGTTCCAAAATCGGTGTGGAATCACTCATTGTGGTTTGTCTCCATGAAAAGGACGAATGACGAAAAGCGCGTATCGCTGCGTCGCGCGCGCGGCGTGATCAGCCGCCTTCCGGCGTGCTGGCGACCAGGTCGGGCGCGGGCGGGCGGTTGAGGACGACGGTCGGGTAGCGCGCCGCCAGATAGTCGAGAATGCACTTGTGCGTCATATTGCCCACAATTTTGCCCGTGACATCGACGACGGGCAGGTTACGAATGCCCTTGCGGTCCATGAGCCAGAGCGCATCGGCGGCGGGGAAATCGGGCGTGACGGTGATCGGGTCAGGCGTCATGATGCTGGTCACGAGCTGGTGCAGGTTGTCGCCGCCGATGACCTTGCGCAAGATGTCTCGCTCCGTCACGATGCCTACGAGTTTGTTTGCGGACAGGACGAGGCATGTGTGATGATGTTCGGCGCGCATGCCGGCAATAGCCGCGCCTATTGTGGTATCGCTGGTGACGCGGCTGAAATCCGTTAGATTGAGATGTTGCACTTGTTCGGTTTGGAGTTCTTCGCGGAGGGTCATGGTGTTTCCTGGGTGGGGGAATGGGGTGTTGTTACGACGGGGGGGAGAGACAAGGTGGGAAGGAGTTTGAAGTGGGCAACCAATAGTTCCAGGCCCTCGTCAAAATCGTCGCGGCACAATGCATCCACAATGCGCTCGTGATAGTCCCATACGCGCAACCAGTAGCCGTAGTCCGCCAGCCGCGTCAGTTCGCTGGCTTCGTAGGCTTCCCAATAGGCATTGAGGATGCCGCGCACAAATGGGTTTTCGAGATGGGTGAAGATGGTCATGTGCAGGTCGCGGTGTTCTCGATTGGGCACATGGACGGGTTCGCCGCGCAGTTTGCTCCAGGCGTTGTCGATGATGGCGCGTAACTGTGTTTTGTCGGCGGGTGTGAGTTTGACGACGGCTTCCGGCCACATGGCGGCTTCCAGGGTCTGGCGCAGTTGGCTGAACTGCATGAAACTGGCTTCGCCCGTGGCCATGCTGTAGAGGAGGCTGGGGAGAACTGCCGGCATAAAATCAAACGGTTCACGCTTCATGCCCACCCGCGGGCGAATCGAAATAAGCCCCAAATGGCGCGCGAACTCAAGCTGCTCGCGCAGTTTCCCTACGCTCACGCCCATTTCCGCGCCAATATCCGCCAACGTAGGTAGCGTTTCCCCGTTGGTGGCCGGGTGTTCCGCCAGGTATCTGAGAAAGTCGGGTTTGAGTTTGCTTAGCTGCATACGCGCGTTTTAGTTCCCCCAAAGATTGGTTCATTCTTTGAGCCTGCCGAAGGCAATATGGGCACGGGCTTCGAAAAGATCAACCCACGAATGGGTTAGCGGCCGCATTTATCCGATAAATCCGATTTATCCACAAGGAATGTAGTATATCAAGGTTTTCTAGGGTGGGCAATGGAAAAATAGGCGTTTAGTGGGTTCGTTACTGTTCCGCCGTACCTGTACCAACAAACCTACCCGGAAGGCAACGACCTGGCCCGTTGCTTGAGCTTGCCGAAGGCCATGTGGGCGTCAACAGGGGCTTTGACAAGGGCTTTGGCAAGCGCGGCCCACGGGCGGGCTAGCTGCCACCATGTGGGTCTAATAATAGCGTGCAACCTCCGCCGGCGGGCGACGGGTTTTGCGTTTGCTTTCGGCGGGGAAACCCAGCGTAATCAGGCCCTGCGGCTGCCAGTCGTCCGGCAGGTCCAGCGCCAGGCGCACCACATCCGGGCAGAAAAGAGGCGCGCACATCCAGCACGCCCCCAACCCGAGGGCGTGCGCCGCCAGCAGCAGATTTTGCCCGGCCATGGCCGTGCTTTGCACGGCCATCACCCATTCATGCCGGCGGCGCGCTTCGTCAGGATAATTGTCCATATCCACGAGGCTGAGGCAAAGGAGGATGAGGGCGGGGGCAGCGGTGATGCGTTCGTAGGAGCGACCGGCGTCCTGCTCAATGATGGCGGGGGGCACGCCATCGGCGGCCAGGTCGGCGCGCAGCCGCTGGCCCATGGCCGCGGCCAGTTTCTGCTTGATGGCGTCGTTTTGGATGACGGCGAAGCGCCACGGCTGGCGGTTGTGCGCGGAGGGGGCCCAGATGCCGGCATTAAGCAGTTGGTCCAGCAGCGATGGGGGCAGTGGCTCCGGGCGATAGCGGCGGATGGAACGGCGCTCGCGCAGCCAGTTTACGGGATCGGCGGGAGGGGGCATGGCGTGACTATTAGGGGGTGCGGGGTTGCCGGCAAATAAAGACGCCGGACAATTTGCTGACGTGGAACGCGCCATGTTCGGCGATGTGTTGCCGCAGTATTTGCGTCAGGGTTGCAACCAGGTCATCCCAGGTGACGCCTGACGGCAGCATCTGTTCAATTCGTGCGCGTGTCGTTGCCAGGTAGTCAATGACGGGCTGGGGTTGGGGGAAGACGAAGGCGGCGTGCAGATCAAACCGTTCGACGTGGGCGAAATGGCGTACCAAAGCAGGCGTACCGTTTTCCAGGCCAAAGGCGTTGCCGGCATTTTGCCAGATCGTTTGCGGTCCTGTTCCCCCCAGACGCCGGATGGCGTCCTGGCGCAGGTGATTCAATTCAGCCATGGATTGAGCGCTGTTGGTGACGGCCAACAGGCAGCCAGTGGGCCGCAGGACGCGGGCGATTTCCGCCAGGGCGGCGCCGCGGTCGGGGACATGATAGAGCATGTGGTTGGCGAGGACCACGTCGAAGGCGTGGCCGGCGAGCGGGAGGCGTTGCGCGTCCAGATTAACGCGGTCGGGGGGCGGGGCCGGCAGTCCGCGGAGCATCCCCAGCGAGAGGTCGGCGGCGATGTAGTGGCCGCACCGCTGCCGTGCCGCCGCGACGTAGCCGCCAGAGCCGCAGCCCACATCGATGACGCGCTCCGTGCCGTGCCAGGGGA
Coding sequences within:
- a CDS encoding CBS domain-containing protein yields the protein MTLREELQTEQVQHLNLTDFSRVTSDTTIGAAIAGMRAEHHHTCLVLSANKLVGIVTERDILRKVIGGDNLHQLVTSIMTPDPITVTPDFPAADALWLMDRKGIRNLPVVDVTGKIVGNMTHKCILDYLAARYPTVVLNRPPAPDLVASTPEGG
- a CDS encoding FadR family transcriptional regulator — its product is MQLSKLKPDFLRYLAEHPATNGETLPTLADIGAEMGVSVGKLREQLEFARHLGLISIRPRVGMKREPFDFMPAVLPSLLYSMATGEASFMQFSQLRQTLEAAMWPEAVVKLTPADKTQLRAIIDNAWSKLRGEPVHVPNREHRDLHMTIFTHLENPFVRGILNAYWEAYEASELTRLADYGYWLRVWDYHERIVDALCRDDFDEGLELLVAHFKLLPTLSLPPVVTTPHSPTQETP
- a CDS encoding nitroreductase family protein, which encodes MPPPADPVNWLRERRSIRRYRPEPLPPSLLDQLLNAGIWAPSAHNRQPWRFAVIQNDAIKQKLAAAMGQRLRADLAADGVPPAIIEQDAGRSYERITAAPALILLCLSLVDMDNYPDEARRRHEWVMAVQSTAMAGQNLLLAAHALGLGACWMCAPLFCPDVVRLALDLPDDWQPQGLITLGFPAESKRKTRRPPAEVARYY
- a CDS encoding class I SAM-dependent methyltransferase codes for the protein MTIRSDDVAYVKQQYQNDENLNVRIRTHALYTVPQVDFTAWVLDKIPWHGTERVIDVGCGSGGYVAAARQRCGHYIAADLSLGMLRGLPAPPPDRVNLDAQRLPLAGHAFDVVLANHMLYHVPDRGAALAEIARVLRPTGCLLAVTNSAQSMAELNHLRQDAIRRLGGTGPQTIWQNAGNAFGLENGTPALVRHFAHVERFDLHAAFVFPQPQPVIDYLATTRARIEQMLPSGVTWDDLVATLTQILRQHIAEHGAFHVSKLSGVFICRQPRTP